In Hyphomicrobiaceae bacterium, the following are encoded in one genomic region:
- the ndk gene encoding nucleoside-diphosphate kinase yields MAIERTFSIIKPDATRRNITGKINAVIEGAGLKIVAQKRVRWTRAQAEKFYEEHKARPFYGELVDFMTSGPIVLQVLEGENAIAKYREVMGATDPKEAAEGTVRKLFAVSKGENSTHGSDSPAAADREITLNFRLDEIVG; encoded by the coding sequence ATGGCCATCGAACGCACATTTTCCATCATCAAGCCGGACGCCACACGGCGCAACATTACCGGAAAAATCAACGCCGTCATCGAAGGAGCGGGCCTCAAGATTGTGGCGCAAAAGCGCGTGCGTTGGACACGTGCCCAGGCCGAGAAGTTCTATGAAGAGCACAAGGCACGGCCTTTCTATGGCGAGCTCGTCGATTTCATGACGTCGGGGCCGATTGTGCTTCAAGTTCTCGAAGGCGAAAACGCCATTGCCAAGTACCGCGAAGTGATGGGCGCGACCGATCCCAAAGAAGCTGCCGAGGGTACGGTGCGGAAGCTATTTGCCGTTTCCAAGGGTGAGAATTCAACGCACGGTTCTGACAGCCCGGCGGCTGCCGATCGCGAGATCACCCTAAACTTCCGTCTGGATGAAATTGTCGGCTGA